The following are encoded in a window of Flavobacteriales bacterium genomic DNA:
- a CDS encoding aspartate aminotransferase family protein codes for MAFSPFAHPHGLAGTSPHPLGLDIVHAEGCWLTARDGKRYLDLVAGLAVNNTGHRHPRVMAAIREQGECYLHVIPYGEFHLEPQVRFADRLTGLLPEGLDAVYFVNSGTEAIEAALKLAKRVTGRTGLIGCRRSYHGSTHGSLSLTDNETKKYRNRPLLPDVRQIPFNGHTGLALIGPGTAAVVVEPIQGDAGVRVPDAHWLRALRERCDATGALLVFDEVQTGFGRTGKRFAFEHSGVVPDILVLGKALGGGLPMGAFVASRERMDLLTHDPVLGHITTFGGHPLVCVAGLAALEVLEEERLAENARRMGALFKERLKHPAIREVRGEGLMLAMDLGDADRVQRTVHACLYQGVLAFWFLSCPEAFRIAPPLTISEQEVRQACDTILGVLDASGH; via the coding sequence ATGGCTTTCTCCCCATTCGCGCACCCGCACGGTCTGGCCGGCACCAGCCCACATCCGTTGGGCTTGGATATAGTCCATGCGGAGGGCTGCTGGCTGACGGCGCGCGACGGGAAACGCTACCTGGACCTGGTGGCGGGCCTGGCGGTGAACAACACCGGCCACCGGCATCCCCGGGTGATGGCGGCGATCCGCGAACAAGGCGAGTGCTACCTGCATGTGATCCCCTATGGCGAGTTCCACCTGGAGCCGCAGGTGCGCTTCGCGGACCGGCTCACCGGCCTGCTGCCTGAAGGGCTTGATGCGGTCTACTTCGTGAACAGCGGTACCGAGGCCATTGAGGCCGCCCTGAAGCTGGCCAAGCGGGTCACCGGCCGCACCGGACTCATCGGCTGCCGCCGCAGCTATCACGGGAGCACGCACGGTTCGCTCAGCCTCACGGACAACGAGACCAAGAAGTACCGCAACCGCCCGCTGCTGCCAGATGTGCGGCAGATCCCATTCAATGGCCATACGGGCTTGGCACTGATCGGTCCTGGCACCGCGGCCGTGGTGGTGGAACCCATCCAAGGAGATGCGGGCGTTCGTGTCCCCGATGCGCATTGGCTGCGGGCCCTGCGGGAACGATGCGATGCCACCGGTGCCCTGCTCGTGTTCGATGAAGTGCAGACCGGCTTCGGGCGCACGGGAAAACGCTTCGCCTTCGAGCACAGCGGCGTGGTGCCGGACATCCTGGTGCTGGGCAAGGCCCTGGGCGGCGGCCTGCCCATGGGCGCGTTCGTCGCCTCGCGCGAGCGGATGGACCTGCTCACGCACGACCCGGTCCTGGGGCACATCACCACTTTCGGCGGGCACCCCTTGGTCTGCGTAGCAGGGCTGGCCGCGCTGGAGGTGCTGGAGGAGGAGCGTTTGGCGGAAAACGCCCGGCGCATGGGCGCGCTCTTCAAGGAAAGGCTGAAGCACCCGGCCATCCGAGAAGTGCGCGGCGAGGGCCTGATGCTGGCCATGGACCTCGGCGATGCCGATCGGGTACAGCGCACCGTGCATGCCTGCCTGTACCAAGGCGTGCTCGCCTTCTGGTTCCTCTCCTGC